Genomic segment of Labrus mixtus chromosome 1, fLabMix1.1, whole genome shotgun sequence:
CTTGGCGACTTCGTCCAGAGTCAGTCCTGTCTCCTCTTTACATTGATCTGTCAGCTCCAAAGTGTCTGGTTTGACAAGACACCTCTGAAGCTTCCCCACCTGTGGAGGGATTTAGCATTTCATGGCGTACAATGCAGCGGGAAATAAATGGCTATGACTAATGACAGAGTAGGCTCTATAATTCAGCAAATTAGCTCTtattaaaagtcaaacaaacaattgACAATATAGTTGCAAAAAGCCAGTAATTGTCAATAAAGCgttgtttttattaacaagCTGACAtgccaaaccaaaaaaaaggtgttttatcTCCCTTAGTTACACTCCTCACCTGCTTGTTAAATTTTGGTCGCACACCTGTTAAGGTGAGGTGGACAGAGAGTTGATGTAGCGTTAGCTAGCACAAGAGAAAAGCAGGCTACAGAGGGTTTCAGAGAGCACACCATGGTGATTTAAATGTCACACTACTGTTCTACTACGGGTAGATACTATGCCACAAACACTGTTGCTACATAAGACACCGTACAACGAACAGGTCAGAAAGGTCCGTACCTTTTTCTCATGAAGATCCACAATTTGCCACACCAAGAGAATTATTTCCCTCTCATCCGAACCCAGTTTACCCCCATTTGCACCAGCTGTTGCCCCAAAGAACACCACCAGAGTATCACTGTGCGAAGCCATCAGGGACCACAAGGGTAAAAACTACAATTAAAGcagagattaaaataaaaataacacgAGGGTTCACCTTTTTCCAAGTGATAAGAAGAGCGAACAAAAGGGCTGGAAACTCAATTGAGGTAAACGGTAGAGAGAAAACGGAGGGAGAGATTATTTTCAGAGGAGCCACGGAAGAGTTTGCGGTCAGAGACTCTACCTGTTGAAGTACTTGAGTGTGCTCTATCCAGAGATACTGGTTTAACTGGTAAAGAAGGGTGGAAATCCGTGTTTCGTTCACACGAACTCCATAACAAGCcctggagttttttttccccctctcctctcctttctatttttttagTTACCTGTGTGGCCCAGCCTTTGCTCGAGGATAGCCTCCGTCAATTGGCTGGTTTGGAAAGGTGAGGGCGGGAGGCAGGGGTGAGTGCTGAAATATGATTGGTCAGGACTGTTGAATCAGGAAGAAGTCTAATCTGGGAAAAGGACTTTATAGTCCATGAGGCATAGGCATACtgatattttcaattgacaaaACATAGTAAATCATTTTAAGATTAGGCAACAGCTAAATgcgggaaaaaaacacacaaaaataggTCTTTAACTACAGACATGGGTCATCTTTCAATTTGTATCCTATTTTGTATCATAGGCCTATTTAAGGCCAGGCAGATTTTGTAATAGTCTCCAAAGTCAGTCCTACTGTAGGTTTTAAAAGAGTTCAGACAACATTGAATTAGTTAGCCTGGAAGTCACATCTCATTTGTGTCGTAATTCAATATTCTTGTCTGTCCCATCTTGAATATCTTATGAaaacattctgtgttttttcttagtGTGCTTTCTCTGTCCTGGTTGGCTATAACTGGCCTGCATTGTTTGcccagaaataaacacaaatggcCCCCGGCTTCTTTAATGAAATACTCTGCAAATTAAAATGGCACTTTTTTTCTTAGTCTTTGGTCATGTGTGGTGGGATAAAGTTGTTGTTGAAATCTAGCTATACGTTTTCCTTGATGTTTAGCAATTATTGAGATTTGAGAGATTTGCCGTAATTCAAATGTGGTTAATATTGAGTTGCCAATATGACATTCTTGTAAAAAGGAAGCTGGGACTGCTTAACAGAAATGATGAAAGGAgaatagaaagagaaagagatacAGACCCATGTCACTTCGAAAGACCAAAAAAACCTAAAGTTTTCAATAACCTAACAGGTCCTTACTGGCCTGCTGAAGTTTTCACTAGTCTTTGGCCTGGTTCCCAGAattctgtgttttgttgctgCTGACACTCCCAGCTTTGCTCACTATGGGCCAGCAGAGTGTAGTGAATGTGAGGCTTTTGTCTCTTCATCTCCTTTCACTCATTTAAATCCCCCAATGCCATGAGTAATTCTCTGTGTCGCCTTCCTTATGTGGACCCACTCTCTCTTGCTGAACCAGTCTGATCAGTTGAGGAACACACTGGGAAACACTTCATCTGAAATCCTAGACACATAATGATATTTCCACaataacaacagtaaagcaCATTTGTCTTCAAGTTGCTCATAGCAGGCATGCTCGAACATGCTGTCTTGACTGTGGCACCAAAATGACGGGCTAAAATCTTTCAGCAGGTGCAACTGGTGAAAATGTTGTGTAATTTAGACTGCAACCTGTAAGAGCCAGCACTGTACCCAGAACATAACTGTGCCAGCGTCAGTGCTGGTATCATGTGGTGGACATCTTTGTGCAGGTCTTTTACCAAGTCAGAGGCAAAAAATTGAGTGGAAAAAAACTTCTATTGCAATTAAGGGATAACCAAGACCAACTGCTTTTTGCATTTTCAGAGTTGGCTTTAAAGATTTGTATGTAACAAAAATTGAATTTCAGTCCCTGACCCTGTTGAAGTGCTTGGCCTTCAGTAAGATGGTAATCCGTGACCACCATTTCTTGCTTCAGTATTTTAACTTCTTTAGTTTATGGGCTTACTTGTGAGAGTAACCTTTTTTTATAGCCTTTTTATTTTGGGTATATGCCTTAATATCCttacaggtaaaaaaaagtctgcagcgTTTCCATGGCTTAACCACTATTACTCTTACTGAAGGAGAACTGAAAATCTGGATTTAACTATAGAAAGTAATCACTTTGCTGTGACCTCAACATGTCAGTATGTTAAATTCCAAGAGTATAGGCTTTATGTGGGCTTGcattattttataaaattaTTTCTGCgaccttaaaaaaatacagaacataAATGTGTTGAATTGATAAGAGAGTGTATTTACTCATTGTGAAAGGCATGGGATTGGCTGAATGCAATGTATGTATACTTGCTGCTTCCTCATACTGTGAGAAAAGGTCTAGCATGTCTCAGGGTCCGCTGTATTTTCTTGTGTGCTCTTGTCTGACCTGTATTTCTTCGTCACGCCCTTTGCTCTCCGTAATTTTCCACAGTTTAAATAATCCTGACTCACTTATATTCGGAGGCTCCAGAGAAGTGACAAGTGTTGTCACAGTAAGTTTACTCATTCCATAGTGCGTGTCTTTATCATATTGAGCAATCTTAATCAACACATCTTTAATGACCATGGCATAATTTGAGGTATTGGTGTCAACTATTCCAGttgttttaagtttatttttagcaAAAAAGTACATGTCTTCTTTACATGTGAAGAAATCCAGTCCACTTTAAACCCTTCCCGGAACAGCTTGGGTTCTTCCACTTTAACTGCTCCAGTGTAAATGCAAACTGTTCTCACATAGAATAACACTAATCATGATCATTTCCTGGATGGATGCATttagaaaaatacacagaagtgacacaatttatttttttacctattttctgtcttttgtaagatcctttttttttgtcttttctccatTTGCTGTTACTGTTCATTGTCCAATGGGAAATAGATATATTGAAGTGAAATGCTCTTTTACTGATAGAAAGGcctctgtgttttcaaagttCTGTAAGTTATTTTTGTCACtatttttatttggaaaaataaacttttaaattCATGACCGTATTATGAAAAACCTGAATAAATAGTTATAAATAACCATACAACAGCATTGTGATCCACACTGAGCTGATGTCAATGTCATCCAGTTGGTGAGAggtaccatggcaacacaaaaaCTTAATATGCTAttatatgaatatataaaacatttctaGCTGGCATATACATTTAGATAAGCTGTTGTTGAACCCTCCCACTGTATAGGGCTGACTTGAGTTTTATAAGACTGTGACAAACATTGAGACACAATTCCTCTTTTTGATGCTCTGTAAAGGAAACATgcagtttttcattttgcaaTCTTTTTTCCAAGAGGAAGTAAAAGAACTGACTGTTGTCTTTAGATAACAAATCAATTGTATGCGCAATTGTCATGAAATAATTCATTTACTCTAGATGTTTAttcttgattttaaaatagataaataagcACAAGGTGAATTGAATAAGACATTTTGTCAAATGAATTCATATCAAAGAGTGGGACTGTGTCATCGATGTTATTATTTCccaacacagaaagagaaaacaagacaagcTGTGGGTAAATTTCTCTGTTtcaaaagtgttaaaaaataagaagtgGCAGAGGAAACCACAGAATAACCAGCTGTAAACTTACTGCGCCCTGACCAATCATGTTACCATACCTCCAACAGgaacgttttttttaatcagaataacatcaacaaaatgccaaaaaaaaggtCTTCATAAAGAAATGTACATTTAGACAGGTTTTAAGGAATATATTTTTATCATTCATATTGAATAAATGTAAGTACAgtatatacaatatattttaaatatgttttcagtattggaaaaaatatatatttagaaaaGATATTAAACAGGTTGTTTACAGCATTGGACAATTGATTCCCACTTCCTCCACTTCTCCGTTGttatttcaaagaaaacaagCGTCACAACAGGCAAAATATCCTCCTAATAAAAAACTAACTTACACACAGCTATTTTTACAGAgatagaaaacatgaagaatcaGGATGggttattttcacacatttttactAAGATATCCATTTGGTCTTTTGTTGTAGACACACACTGGGAGctgttggtctggttgctgtgCCTCTTCGACACAAAGGACAATTCTCTGTTGCCCTCACCTGGGGAGGTGCTGGAGATGTGGCGGAAGAGCTTCTGGATGCCTGTGTCTCTCAGGGAGCTTCTGAAGGAGCGAGCTGCAAACATGTACAGGATGGGGTTGACAGTGCTGCTGATGAAGACCAAGGCCCCGGCAATAAAGGTCATGGTGCTCCTTACATCCTCCAGGTAAGCTGCTTCATCAGGGAACGAGTTCCCCATGGACAGGATGATGAGTGAGAGGACATTTCCAATGTGATGAGGCGTCCAACAGACAGCAAACACCACTACCACACTGGCAATCAGGACGGTGGACTTACGCTTGGACTTGAAGGTCATCTGAGTGATTCGGCTGCACAGGCAGGCATAGCAGACTACCAGGACTGAGAAAGGCAATATGTAGCCCACTAGCGtctccagcagcacacacaccagctcCTGGGCCACAGAGGTGTAAAACCGGTACAGACAGTGCTCCTCACCAGAATCCTCTCCTACCACCTGTGTTGGGATGACAGGTATGCTGAACAAAGAAGCTGCAGTCCACAGAGCCAGCAGAACCTTATTCAAAGCTTTTTTCCTCTTCCAGCCGGCTGAGGCAAAAGGATAACGCACAGCCACAAAGCGCTCTATACTCATGAGAGTAATGAGGAAAACACTGCTGTACATACAGGCATTGATCATAAACACCATAGCTTTACACGAGGCTTCTCCAAACACCCAGGAGTGAGCGAGGGAGTATATCCACACAGGCAGGGTGATGAGGACCAACAGGTCAGCAACAGCCAGATGCAGGATGAGCACCACAGTGTGGGATCGCTGCTTGACGTGTCTCAAGATGGTCCAGATCACCAGCAGGTTCCCAGGAGCTCCTACCAGGAAGGACAGGCCCAGGATCACACAAGCCACCGCTGTCCCACCTGCAAACTCCTCAGGAGCCATTTCCCCAGTAGAATTCCGCTCAAGTGAGAAGTTcatggtgtgagtgtgtgtgtgctgacaggGGCGTCTgcatgaaaagagaaacaaactgcTACACAAGCAACTCTTCACTTCCCTTTAAGAATAGACGGCACAGGAAAGGGGTTTCCTCACTGGGCTATTAGAGACACAGTGCGGTGATTCATGTATGCGTCATAAGATCACGAATAAGggtataaaaagaaaactgttgtcaaagtgatttaaaaaactgttgaaaataagttagaaaaacaaaataagttctgaaaaaaaagatagagaaatatttaaaagtctTCTAAGTCGACTGATTGATAAACTAATAATGTacaatgttaaataatattattattttgttcaagtcagaaaacagacacgttcatttttttgtacagaAAACATCACACTATAAAGAGGGTGacacatgttttagtttttttaaatattcacaatTCACCATATTCACAAGGCAGCCATTTTTCTCTGACTTCATGCTCAGGGTGGGAAactgaaatgttgctttaagGTCGAGCTGCTGTGTTGATTGGAAGTAAAGAATCTCaccaaaaaaaacctgttttaaacTGCTCCAAGATAAATCAGTcactgaaaagaacaaaaacctTGTGGGAAATAAAGTATGAGGGACAGCATATTTGTTAGCATTAGCTTCTGTTAACAACAGCTAACTTCAGCATTCAACCACTAAACATAGGAAACGTCCAGACGGgccagtgtgtttttctttcaggctAAAATAAAGGTGCTAAAATGATTGTTGACAGTATATTTTAGACTTAAGTCAGACCTTTGAAATATTATCATGTCACATTATCAAACAGCGATGTTGGCTAGGAAGTGGTTACATATGAGCTAACGTCTAGAGGTGTCTTGTCTAATTTgctgtttta
This window contains:
- the LOC132975912 gene encoding C3a anaphylatoxin chemotactic receptor-like; this translates as MNFSLERNSTGEMAPEEFAGGTAVACVILGLSFLVGAPGNLLVIWTILRHVKQRSHTVVLILHLAVADLLVLITLPVWIYSLAHSWVFGEASCKAMVFMINACMYSSVFLITLMSIERFVAVRYPFASAGWKRKKALNKVLLALWTAASLFSIPVIPTQVVGEDSGEEHCLYRFYTSVAQELVCVLLETLVGYILPFSVLVVCYACLCSRITQMTFKSKRKSTVLIASVVVVFAVCWTPHHIGNVLSLIILSMGNSFPDEAAYLEDVRSTMTFIAGALVFISSTVNPILYMFAARSFRSSLRDTGIQKLFRHISSTSPGEGNRELSFVSKRHSNQTNSSQCVSTTKDQMDILVKMCENNPS